Proteins from a genomic interval of Rosa chinensis cultivar Old Blush chromosome 2, RchiOBHm-V2, whole genome shotgun sequence:
- the LOC112185494 gene encoding sister chromatid cohesion 1 protein 2-like: MYQEAEFCEGVNPELDGFSVRTRKVARYLHRHFTVCNSCREEEVNLLEVAERRTKKESAMLFYETLVMKTRGFVDVKRADPYSDILFWKRPKWEQMWGDDTAHRVNSENMSLWR, from the exons atgTATCAGGAAGCTGAATTTTGCGAAGGAGTTAATCCTGAACTCG ATGGGTTTTCAGTGAGAACCAG AAAGGTGGCGAGGTACTTGCACAGGCACTTTACAGTTTGCAACAGTTGTAGAGAGGAAGAAGTGAACTTGTTGGAGGTTGCAGAACGAAGAACCAAGAAAGAAAGTGCAATGCTATTCTATGAGACACTG GTGATGAAAACTAGAGGGTTTGTGGATGTGAAGCGAGCTGATCCCTACAGCGACATTCTATTCTGGAAACGTCCCAAATGGGAGCAAATGTGGGGAGATGATACAGCCCATAGAGTCAATTCTGAAAATATGTCCCTATGGCGATAG
- the LOC112186861 gene encoding carbonic anhydrase 2 isoform X2: MGKNYEEAIAALQKLLSEKGDLKTVAASKVEQITAQLATADAGTKPFDPVERIKSGFINFKKEKYDTNPALYGELAKGQAPKFMLFACSDSRVCPSHTLDMQPGEAFVVRNVANMVPPFDKVRYAGVGSAIEYAVWHLKVSYIVVIGHSACGGIKGLLSFPDDGPTSTDFIEDWVKIGQAAKNKVKALHEGASFPELCTHCEKEAVNVSIGNLLSYPFVRDGLVNKTLGLKGGYYDFVKGNFELWDVDFGLSPDFSVKDVATVLHWKL; this comes from the exons atggggaagaactACGAGGAGGCCATTGCAGCTCTTCAGAAACTACTCAG TGAGAAGGGTGACCTGAAAACAGTTGCAGCTTCGAAAGTGGAGCAGATTACTGCTCAGTTGGCAACAGCCGACGCCGGCACCAAACCCTTTGATCCCGTGGAGAGAATCAAAAGCGGCTTCATTAACTTCAAGAAAGAGAAATATGA CACAAACCCAGCGCTATATGGTGAACTTGCCAAAGGTCAAGCCCCCAAG TTTATGTTGTTTGCATGCTCGGATTCCCGGGTTTGCCCATCCCACACTTTGGATATGCAGCCTGGTGAGGCTTTTGTGGTCCGTAATGTTGCAAATATGGTCCCTCCATTTGATAAG GTCAGGTACGCCGGAGTTGGGTCGGCCATTGAGTATGCTGTCTGGCATCTGAAG GTTTCATACATTGTGGTGATCGGGCACAGCGCTTGTGGTGGAATTAAGGGACTCCTGTCTTTTCCAGATGATGGACCAACTTCCAC TGACTTCATAGAAGACTGGGTCAAAATTGGCCAAGCTGCCAAGAACAAGGTGAAGGCACTACATGAAGGTGCTTCCTTCCCTGAACTATGCACTCACTGTGAAAAG GAGGCTGTGAACGTTTCCATTGGAAATCTGCTGAGCTATCCTTTTGTAAGAGACGGGTTGGTGAACAAGACCCTCGGATTAAAGGGGGGCTACTATGATTTTGTCAAAGGAAACTTTGAGTTGTGGGATGTTGATTTTGGTCTTTCTCCCGACTTCTCC GTCAAAGATGTGGCTACGGTACTGCACTGGAAGCTCTAG
- the LOC112186861 gene encoding carbonic anhydrase 2 isoform X1 — MSATSIINTVRLTTSASTSSGLSPSSQPNSFNPRKPTLLCVTSSRSPPNLIQNKPVFTVPSPVPAEDMGKNYEEAIAALQKLLSEKGDLKTVAASKVEQITAQLATADAGTKPFDPVERIKSGFINFKKEKYDTNPALYGELAKGQAPKFMLFACSDSRVCPSHTLDMQPGEAFVVRNVANMVPPFDKVRYAGVGSAIEYAVWHLKVSYIVVIGHSACGGIKGLLSFPDDGPTSTDFIEDWVKIGQAAKNKVKALHEGASFPELCTHCEKEAVNVSIGNLLSYPFVRDGLVNKTLGLKGGYYDFVKGNFELWDVDFGLSPDFSV; from the exons ATGTCTGCGACTTCGATTATCAACACCGTTCGCCTCACCACCTCCGCCTCCACCTCTTCCGGcctctctccatcttctcaaCCTAACTCATTCAACCCCAGGAAACCTACATTGTTGTGCGTTACGTCTTCCAGATCCCCCCCAAACCTCATTCAAAACAAGCCCGTTTTCACCGTTCCATCCCCTGTTCCG GCtgaagatatggggaagaactACGAGGAGGCCATTGCAGCTCTTCAGAAACTACTCAG TGAGAAGGGTGACCTGAAAACAGTTGCAGCTTCGAAAGTGGAGCAGATTACTGCTCAGTTGGCAACAGCCGACGCCGGCACCAAACCCTTTGATCCCGTGGAGAGAATCAAAAGCGGCTTCATTAACTTCAAGAAAGAGAAATATGA CACAAACCCAGCGCTATATGGTGAACTTGCCAAAGGTCAAGCCCCCAAG TTTATGTTGTTTGCATGCTCGGATTCCCGGGTTTGCCCATCCCACACTTTGGATATGCAGCCTGGTGAGGCTTTTGTGGTCCGTAATGTTGCAAATATGGTCCCTCCATTTGATAAG GTCAGGTACGCCGGAGTTGGGTCGGCCATTGAGTATGCTGTCTGGCATCTGAAG GTTTCATACATTGTGGTGATCGGGCACAGCGCTTGTGGTGGAATTAAGGGACTCCTGTCTTTTCCAGATGATGGACCAACTTCCAC TGACTTCATAGAAGACTGGGTCAAAATTGGCCAAGCTGCCAAGAACAAGGTGAAGGCACTACATGAAGGTGCTTCCTTCCCTGAACTATGCACTCACTGTGAAAAG GAGGCTGTGAACGTTTCCATTGGAAATCTGCTGAGCTATCCTTTTGTAAGAGACGGGTTGGTGAACAAGACCCTCGGATTAAAGGGGGGCTACTATGATTTTGTCAAAGGAAACTTTGAGTTGTGGGATGTTGATTTTGGTCTTTCTCCCGACTTCTCCGTATGA
- the LOC112185283 gene encoding phosphoglucan phosphatase LSF1, chloroplastic, with amino-acid sequence MEFLEWKWSCSTNSAEEHYCQTHKPTGLFSVRRGAWRWRIGLRKFYIKALDRSKGELSYDHSLGMRYSKITEQIYVGSCIQTEDDVEALSNAAGITAILNFQTGTETQNWGINSNSINESCQKFDILMINYPIRDGDSFDLRKKLPFCVGLLLRLLKKNHLVYVTCTSGFDRSPTCVIAYLHWMTDTSLHAAYNFVTGLHLCRPDRPAIAWATWDLIAMVEKGKHDGPATHAVTFVWNGQEGEDVNLVGDFTNNWKDPIRANHKGGSRSEAEVRLSQGKYYYKFIVNGQWRHSTSSPAERDDSGNVNNVIVIGDTASVRPSVQQQQKDANIIKVIERPLTENERFMLAKAARCVAFSICPIRLAPK; translated from the exons ATGGAATTCCTTGAATGGAAATGGTCATGTTCAACCAACAGTGCAGAGGAACACTACTGCCAAACCCATAAGCCAACTGGTTTGTTTTCTGTCCGAAGAGGAGCCTGGAGATGGAGAATAGGCTTACGGAAATTTTATATTAAAGCACTGGATCGCTCAAAAGGCGAATTATCTTATGATCACTCACTTGGTATGCGCTATAGTAAG ATAACAGAGCAAATATATGTCGGGTCATGTATTCAAACAGAAGATGATGTGGAGGCATTGTCAAATGCTGCA GGAATTACTGCTATACTAAATTTTCAAACTGGAACCGAGACACAAAACTGGGGAATCAATTCCAATTCAATAAATGAGTCATGTCAGAAGTTCGATATTCTGATGATCAACTATCCAATAAG GGATGGAGATTCTTTTGATTTGAGGAAGAAACTACCTTTTTGCGTGGGGCTATTATTACGTTTATTGAAAAAGA atcATCTTGTTTATGTCACTTGTACCAGTGGTTTTGATCGATCTCCTACTTGCGTGATAGCATACTTGCATTGGATGACTGATACTTCCCTTCATGCAGCGTATAATTTTGTTACTGGGTTGCATTTGTGTAGGCCTGACAG ACCGGCAATTGCTTGGGCAACATGGGATCTTATAGCCATGGTGGAAAAAGGTAAACATGATGGACCTGCAACACATGCTGTCACATTTGTATGGAATGGACAAGAG GGGGAGGATGTAAATTTGGTTGGAGATTTCACGAATAATTGGAAAGATCCAATTCGGGCAAATCACAAAGGTGGATCACGATCGGAAGCGGAAGTTAGACTTTCACAAGGAAA GTATTACTACAAGTTCATTGTCAATGGGCAATGGCGACATTCAACATCCTCCCCAGCTGAAAGGGATGACAGCGGGAATGTCAACAATGTAATTGTAATCGGTGATACAGCCAGTGTGAGACCTTCTGTTCAACAACAGCAAAAA GATGCAAATATTATCAAGGTGATTGAGAGACCGTTGACAGAAAATGAGCGCTTCATGCTGGCAAAAGCAGCTCGTTGTGTTGCATTTTCTATATGCCCTATTAGACTGGCTCCAAAGTAA
- the LOC112186862 gene encoding sister chromatid cohesion 1 protein 2 isoform X1: MIAPDTIKSILEEDPDPLSVAYDGSPDAKQPYTLGVTTPKLTSVPRPASKKSARISRKRNCVFDDIVVLPNEAIRQSIHDASDLVAKKKEVPKNAHAVWKTNRIGNLAQNFLEPLISSDLTVIFFLIHLLSLFPFWFISCETIHNPISVILLDVSQELRSLSCKRKFRKLRSTPEKLDLLAC, encoded by the exons ATGATTGCACCAGATACCATAAAAAGTATTCTGGAAGAAGATCCAGATCCCCTCTCAGTTGCATATGATGGCAGTCCTGATGCCAAGCAGCCATATACTCTAG GTGTTACTACACCAAAATTGACGTCTGTTCCCAGACCAGCTTCCAAGAAGTCGGCTCGGATTTCTAGGAAAAGAAACTGTGTCTTTGATGATATAGTAGTGCTGCCTAATGA GGCAATCAGGCAAAGTATACATGATGCTAGTGACTTGGTTGCTAAAAAGAAAGAAGTTCCCAAAAATGCCCATGCTGTTTGGAAAACTAATCGAATTGGAAATCTTGCGCAGAATTTCTTGGAGCCATTGATATCTAGTGATTTaactgtcattttttttttgatacattTACTGTCACTATTTCCTTTCTGGTTCATTAGTTGTGAAACCATTCATAACCCTATTTCTGTGATTCTATTAGACGTTTCGCAAGAGCTTAGGTCCCTCTCATGCAAAAGGAAATTTAGGAAATTAAGGAGTACTCCCGAGAAGTTAGATTTGTTGGCCTGTTGA
- the LOC112186862 gene encoding sister chromatid cohesion 1 protein 2 isoform X2, protein MIAPDTIKSILEEDPDPLSVAYDGSPDAKQPYTLGVTTPKLTSVPRPASKKSARISRKRNCVFDDIVVLPNEAIRQSIHDASDLVAKKKEVPKNAHAVWKTNRIGNLAQNFLEPLISNVSQELRSLSCKRKFRKLRSTPEKLDLLAC, encoded by the exons ATGATTGCACCAGATACCATAAAAAGTATTCTGGAAGAAGATCCAGATCCCCTCTCAGTTGCATATGATGGCAGTCCTGATGCCAAGCAGCCATATACTCTAG GTGTTACTACACCAAAATTGACGTCTGTTCCCAGACCAGCTTCCAAGAAGTCGGCTCGGATTTCTAGGAAAAGAAACTGTGTCTTTGATGATATAGTAGTGCTGCCTAATGA GGCAATCAGGCAAAGTATACATGATGCTAGTGACTTGGTTGCTAAAAAGAAAGAAGTTCCCAAAAATGCCCATGCTGTTTGGAAAACTAATCGAATTGGAAATCTTGCGCAGAATTTCTTGGAGCCATTGATATCTA ACGTTTCGCAAGAGCTTAGGTCCCTCTCATGCAAAAGGAAATTTAGGAAATTAAGGAGTACTCCCGAGAAGTTAGATTTGTTGGCCTGTTGA